A genomic region of Gossypium hirsutum isolate 1008001.06 chromosome D01, Gossypium_hirsutum_v2.1, whole genome shotgun sequence contains the following coding sequences:
- the LOC107922612 gene encoding flap endonuclease 1 translates to MVSHFTICCLHHGDGEKASLFTSFILTASSFGFLFSSDASYVFDGQPPDLEKQELAKRYLKRADATEDLQEAME, encoded by the exons atggtCTCTCATTTTACCATTTGTTGCCTTCACCATGGAGATGGAGAAAAGGCTTCTCTTTTCACTTCTTTTATTCTCACTGCTTCTTCTTTTGGATTCCTCTTCAGCTCAGATGCAAG CTATGTTTTTGATGGGCAGCCTCCAGATTTGGAAAAACAAGAGCTTGCTAAGCG TTACTTAAAGAGGGCAGATGCTACTGAGGATTTGCAAGAAGCCATGGAGTGA